In one window of Candidatus Dormiibacterota bacterium DNA:
- a CDS encoding FAD-binding oxidoreductase: MPGLTDLSEREVRAFAPGIRGQVLLPTDEAYDRTREVFNGMIDRRPAIIIRCAGVSDVVRGVDFARTKDLALSVRSGGHGVAGGAVCDGGVMLDLSPMKGMRVDPRRRTADAQAGLTLAEFDHETQAFGLATTMGVVSMTGIAGLTLGGGLGWLNGKHGLACDNVLSADIVTASGELLTASAERHEDLFWGLRGGGGNFGVVTSFRYRLHPVRTVIAGGIVFEPTRTRDALECYQEVASAFPAELTAAASLFRGPDGRPTLAVGVCHCGTPDEAARALRPLRKIAPVVEDGIGPMEYQSLQGRSDGGFPLRQQHYWKSGFLKNLGDGAIEVMMAFVEQMPSALSADAGLQQLHGAAAQVPRDATAFPHRDDHHDFLILSQWPDPADSARNMDWTRRFFEAMTPFLENAVYVNNVGDGENRAREAFGGNYERLVALKDTYDPTNLFRMKRNIQPSARRD, translated from the coding sequence ATGCCTGGACTGACCGATCTCTCCGAACGTGAGGTCCGGGCGTTCGCACCGGGGATCCGAGGGCAAGTGCTGCTTCCCACCGATGAGGCGTACGACCGAACGCGGGAAGTGTTCAATGGCATGATCGACAGACGCCCCGCGATCATCATCCGTTGCGCCGGCGTGTCCGACGTCGTCAGGGGTGTCGACTTCGCTCGGACCAAGGACCTGGCCCTCTCGGTTCGGTCGGGAGGTCATGGCGTGGCAGGCGGCGCCGTGTGCGATGGCGGCGTGATGCTCGACCTCTCGCCGATGAAGGGCATGAGGGTGGATCCACGACGCCGGACGGCGGACGCGCAGGCGGGCCTCACGCTCGCGGAGTTCGATCACGAGACGCAGGCTTTCGGGTTGGCCACCACCATGGGTGTGGTCTCCATGACCGGTATCGCCGGTCTTACACTTGGCGGCGGACTCGGCTGGTTGAATGGCAAGCACGGCTTGGCGTGTGACAACGTACTCTCTGCTGATATCGTCACCGCCTCGGGGGAATTGTTGACGGCTTCCGCCGAACGGCATGAGGATCTGTTCTGGGGTCTCCGGGGTGGCGGTGGCAACTTTGGGGTCGTAACCTCGTTCCGCTACCGGCTCCATCCTGTGCGGACCGTGATAGCTGGGGGCATCGTATTCGAGCCGACGCGGACGCGAGATGCCCTCGAGTGCTACCAAGAGGTAGCGAGTGCGTTTCCTGCTGAGTTGACCGCAGCGGCTTCCCTGTTCAGGGGCCCGGACGGTCGACCAACGCTCGCAGTCGGAGTTTGCCACTGCGGGACTCCGGATGAGGCGGCGCGCGCCCTCCGGCCTCTCCGCAAGATCGCGCCGGTTGTTGAAGACGGCATCGGACCGATGGAGTATCAGTCCCTGCAAGGCCGATCTGACGGCGGGTTCCCGCTTCGACAGCAACACTACTGGAAGAGCGGCTTTCTGAAGAATCTGGGCGACGGTGCCATCGAGGTCATGATGGCGTTCGTCGAGCAGATGCCTTCTGCTCTCAGCGCCGACGCGGGACTCCAGCAGTTGCACGGGGCCGCCGCTCAGGTGCCCAGGGACGCCACGGCCTTCCCGCATCGCGACGACCACCATGACTTTCTGATCCTGTCCCAATGGCCTGATCCGGCCGACTCGGCACGGAATATGGACTGGACCCGTCGATTCTTCGAGGCGATGACGCCGTTCCTCGAAAACGCGGTCTACGTGAACAACGTGGGAGACGGAGAGAACCGGGCGCGTGAGGCGTTCGGCGGCAACTACGAGCGCCTCGTCGCCCTGAAGGACACCTATGATCCGACCAACCTCTTTCGCATGAAGAGGAACATCCAGCCGTCCGCCCGACGCGACTAG
- a CDS encoding response regulator transcription factor yields the protein MTVRILLADDHAMFRSGLRAVLDTQPDFECVSEVDNGRDAVSEVTRLRPDVAILDVRMPKVDGLAAADAILAGGRSTTRVLVLTTFDADEYVYRALTAGASGFLLKSLPPEELVAAIRVAARGDALIDPSVTRRLIARFASSVAAAGTSTAHAPGLDRLTAREHEVLLLVASGYSNTEIGARLHVGDETVKTHVSRILAKLDLRDRIHAVVYAHRHGLLTR from the coding sequence ATGACCGTCCGGATCCTTCTCGCCGATGACCATGCCATGTTCCGCTCCGGCCTACGGGCCGTGCTCGACACCCAGCCGGACTTCGAGTGCGTCTCCGAGGTCGACAACGGGCGGGATGCCGTGTCCGAGGTGACCCGGCTTCGACCGGACGTGGCGATCCTCGACGTGCGCATGCCGAAGGTCGACGGCCTCGCCGCGGCCGACGCGATCCTGGCCGGCGGCCGGAGCACCACTCGCGTGCTGGTGCTGACGACCTTCGACGCCGACGAGTACGTGTACCGTGCCCTCACAGCCGGGGCGAGTGGCTTCCTGCTCAAGAGCCTGCCTCCGGAGGAGCTCGTCGCTGCGATCCGGGTCGCGGCGCGGGGCGACGCACTCATCGACCCCTCGGTGACGCGCCGTCTCATCGCTCGGTTCGCCTCCAGTGTCGCAGCGGCCGGCACCAGCACGGCGCACGCACCGGGGCTCGATCGTCTCACCGCGCGGGAGCACGAGGTACTCCTGCTCGTCGCCAGCGGTTACAGCAACACAGAGATCGGTGCCCGTCTCCACGTGGGAGACGAGACCGTCAAGACCCACGTGTCGCGAATCCTGGCCAAACTCGACCTCCGCGACCGGATCCACGCCGTGGTGTACGCCCACCGACACGGCCTGCTCACGCGGTGA